A genomic window from Providencia alcalifaciens includes:
- the cgtA gene encoding Obg family GTPase CgtA: MKFVDEAKILVVAGDGGNGCVSFRREKYIPKGGPDGGDGGDGGDVYLQADENLNTLIDYRFEKSFRAERGQNGQSRECTGKRGADITVKVPVGTRVRDLGTNEVLCDMTRHDQRHMVAKGGFHGLGNTRFKSSVNRAPRQRTMGTKGETREILLELMLLADVGMLGMPNAGKSTFIRSVSAAKPKVADYPFTTLVPSLGVVRMDNEQSFVVADIPGLIEGAAEGAGLGIQFLKHLERCRVLLHLIDICPIDESDPVENAKIIVGELEKYSEKLAQKPRWLVFNKVDILGEEESAKRAAEIAKGMGWEDKYYMISAVNHEGVKALCWDIMEFMNTQPRDMAVEDENSQPEKVEFMWDDYHKEQLSGADDLDDDWDDDWDEDDDEGVEFIYQK; this comes from the coding sequence ATGAAATTTGTAGATGAAGCCAAAATTTTGGTCGTGGCAGGAGATGGTGGCAATGGTTGTGTCAGCTTCCGCCGTGAAAAATATATCCCGAAAGGTGGACCTGACGGTGGTGACGGTGGTGATGGTGGTGATGTCTATTTACAGGCAGACGAAAACCTCAACACACTGATTGACTACCGTTTTGAAAAATCATTTCGTGCAGAACGTGGTCAAAATGGCCAAAGCCGTGAGTGTACAGGTAAGCGTGGTGCAGACATCACGGTTAAAGTCCCTGTAGGAACGCGTGTACGCGATCTTGGCACCAATGAAGTACTCTGTGACATGACTCGTCACGATCAACGTCATATGGTCGCTAAAGGCGGTTTCCATGGACTTGGTAATACTCGCTTTAAATCTTCCGTTAACCGTGCACCGCGTCAGCGTACTATGGGAACGAAAGGTGAAACTCGCGAAATCTTATTAGAGCTGATGTTACTTGCTGACGTCGGGATGCTGGGTATGCCGAATGCGGGTAAATCCACCTTTATTCGTTCAGTATCAGCAGCGAAACCAAAAGTCGCAGATTACCCATTCACCACCTTGGTTCCAAGCCTTGGTGTGGTACGTATGGATAACGAACAGAGCTTTGTGGTCGCGGATATTCCTGGGTTGATCGAAGGTGCTGCGGAAGGTGCAGGCCTTGGGATCCAATTCCTGAAGCACTTAGAGCGTTGTCGTGTATTACTGCATCTTATCGACATTTGCCCAATTGATGAATCTGATCCGGTGGAAAACGCCAAGATCATTGTGGGTGAGTTAGAAAAATACAGTGAAAAGCTGGCACAAAAACCACGTTGGTTAGTCTTCAATAAAGTGGATATCTTAGGCGAAGAAGAGTCTGCTAAACGTGCAGCTGAAATTGCTAAAGGCATGGGCTGGGAAGATAAGTATTATATGATCTCTGCGGTAAACCACGAAGGTGTGAAAGCACTGTGCTGGGATATCATGGAGTTTATGAATACTCAGCCGCGTGATATGGCTGTTGAAGATGAAAACAGCCAACCAGAAAAAGTTGAATTTATGTGGGATGATTACCACAAAGAGCAGTTATCTGGTGCAGATGATCTTGATGACGATTGGGATGATGACTGGGACGAAGATGACGACGAAGGCGTTGAATTCATCTACCAAAAATAA
- the rpmA gene encoding 50S ribosomal protein L27 → MAHKKAGGSTRNGRDSEAKRLGVKRFGGEAVLAGSIIVRQRGTKFHAGNNVGCGRDHTLFALADGKVKFEVKGPNNRKFISIEAE, encoded by the coding sequence ATGGCACACAAAAAGGCTGGTGGTTCGACTCGTAACGGTCGTGACTCAGAAGCAAAACGTTTAGGTGTTAAACGTTTTGGTGGTGAAGCTGTATTAGCAGGTAGCATCATCGTTCGTCAACGTGGTACTAAGTTCCACGCAGGTAACAACGTTGGTTGTGGCCGTGACCACACTCTGTTCGCATTAGCGGACGGTAAAGTTAAATTTGAAGTTAAAGGTCCTAACAATCGTAAATTTATCAGCATCGAAGCTGAATAA
- the rplU gene encoding 50S ribosomal protein L21 → MYAVFQSGGKQHRVSEGQTVRLEKLDIATGETVEFDHVLMVANGDEIQIGAPIVEGVKVKAEVVAHGRGDKVKIVKFRRRKHSRKQQGHRQWFTDVKITVIA, encoded by the coding sequence ATGTACGCGGTTTTCCAAAGTGGTGGTAAACAACACCGAGTTAGCGAAGGTCAAACTGTCCGCCTAGAAAAGCTGGACATCGCAACAGGTGAAACTGTTGAATTTGATCACGTTCTGATGGTTGCTAATGGCGATGAGATCCAAATCGGTGCTCCTATCGTTGAAGGCGTTAAAGTGAAAGCGGAAGTGGTTGCACACGGTCGTGGCGATAAAGTTAAAATCGTTAAGTTCCGTCGTCGTAAACATAGCCGTAAGCAGCAAGGTCACCGTCAGTGGTTCACTGATGTTAAGATCACTGTCATCGCTTAA
- the ispB gene encoding octaprenyl diphosphate synthase, with protein sequence MNLESIVELTAEDMSAVNKAILGQLNSDVALINQLGYYIVSGGGKRIRPMIAILAGRSLGYSEHKHIQVAALIEFIHTATLLHDDVVDESDMRRGKQTANAVFGNAASVLVGDFIYTRSFQMMTDLDSMRVLKLMSEATNVIAEGEVLQLMNCNDPDITEESYMQVIYSKTARLFEAASHASAILANATPEQEKALQDYGRYIGTAFQLVDDLLDYDADNTQLGKNTGDDLDEGKPTLPLLHAMQHGNTEESALIRQAIEQGNGRHLLDTVLGTMKRCGSLEYTYQRAQEEAQKAIDALNAIEDSVYKEALIGLAHVAIQRHS encoded by the coding sequence ATGAATTTAGAATCTATCGTTGAACTGACAGCCGAGGATATGTCAGCAGTAAATAAAGCGATCCTCGGCCAATTAAACTCAGACGTAGCACTAATCAATCAATTAGGTTATTACATCGTTAGCGGAGGCGGAAAAAGGATCCGTCCAATGATCGCGATCCTCGCAGGACGATCCCTTGGCTATTCTGAACACAAACATATTCAAGTTGCTGCATTAATCGAATTCATCCATACCGCCACTTTATTGCACGATGATGTTGTCGATGAATCTGATATGCGTCGTGGAAAACAGACAGCTAATGCTGTATTTGGTAATGCGGCAAGCGTATTAGTGGGTGACTTTATTTATACTCGATCCTTCCAAATGATGACGGATCTTGATTCGATGCGAGTTTTAAAACTGATGTCTGAAGCCACTAACGTGATCGCGGAAGGTGAAGTTTTACAATTAATGAACTGCAACGATCCTGACATTACTGAAGAGAGCTACATGCAAGTGATCTACAGTAAAACCGCGCGTCTATTTGAAGCGGCTTCCCACGCTTCCGCTATCTTAGCCAATGCCACACCAGAGCAAGAGAAAGCGCTGCAAGATTATGGCCGCTATATTGGGACGGCATTCCAGTTAGTTGACGATCTTCTGGATTATGATGCGGATAATACCCAGTTAGGCAAAAACACTGGCGATGATCTTGATGAAGGGAAACCAACGCTACCGCTATTACACGCAATGCAACATGGTAATACAGAAGAGTCAGCACTAATTAGGCAAGCAATTGAGCAAGGAAATGGTCGTCATCTGTTAGATACCGTCCTTGGCACAATGAAGCGCTGCGGTTCATTAGAATACACTTACCAGCGCGCGCAAGAAGAAGCACAAAAAGCCATTGATGCTTTAAATGCCATCGAAGACTCTGTATATAAAGAAGCATTAATTGGTTTAGCGCATGTCGCTATTCAGCGCCATTCATAA
- a CDS encoding DNA-binding protein: MKKLWFTAKELAGLEGLPSSPQGINLMARREGWKSRRKRGVQGKAVEYYMESLPSEIQSQLSLHEPSATYQVQRIDALQIWSEAYYQLTEDERKMFVKYILRHGLSSLLAKIEPEPEDE, translated from the coding sequence ATGAAAAAATTGTGGTTCACTGCGAAAGAATTAGCAGGATTAGAAGGTCTTCCGTCTTCACCTCAGGGAATTAACTTGATGGCAAGAAGGGAAGGTTGGAAAAGTCGTCGTAAAAGAGGTGTTCAAGGGAAGGCCGTTGAATACTATATGGAAAGCTTGCCGAGTGAGATCCAAAGTCAGCTGTCACTCCATGAGCCATCGGCAACGTATCAAGTGCAACGTATTGATGCGCTGCAAATTTGGTCTGAGGCTTATTATCAATTGACGGAAGATGAGCGCAAAATGTTTGTGAAATATATTCTGCGTCACGGGTTATCATCGCTATTGGCAAAAATCGAGCCTGAACCAGAAGATGAATAA
- a CDS encoding DNA-binding protein: MSKEWLTAKELVGRQGLPTSTQGINAMARREKWLNRKRRGIQGKALEYHISSVPIDLEEFTVMYETSRGYQIKRDEHAHIWQEAYNQLSHDERVKILSFIMRKGALALIHLINQNSHT, encoded by the coding sequence ATGAGCAAGGAATGGTTAACAGCAAAAGAGCTCGTAGGGCGCCAAGGGCTTCCAACAAGTACCCAAGGTATTAATGCCATGGCGAGGCGAGAAAAGTGGTTGAATCGAAAACGAAGAGGTATTCAAGGAAAAGCATTGGAATACCATATTAGCTCGGTTCCCATTGATCTCGAAGAGTTCACTGTTATGTATGAAACTTCGAGAGGCTATCAAATTAAGCGTGATGAACATGCACATATTTGGCAAGAGGCTTATAACCAGCTTTCCCATGATGAACGCGTGAAGATCTTATCGTTTATTATGCGCAAAGGTGCTTTAGCTTTAATTCATCTTATTAATCAAAATAGCCATACATAA
- a CDS encoding helix-turn-helix domain-containing protein: MMLRKSNWHPADIIAALRKRGTTLAAISREAGLSSSTLANALSRPWPKGEWIIANFLGIHPSEIWPSRYYDPMTGDLLERKVREKSKKIKEKGELENRESEEENI, encoded by the coding sequence ATGATGTTACGGAAATCAAACTGGCACCCAGCAGATATCATTGCAGCTTTACGCAAACGTGGAACAACCCTAGCGGCGATTTCTCGCGAAGCAGGGCTGAGCTCATCAACGCTCGCGAATGCACTATCGAGACCTTGGCCTAAAGGTGAATGGATCATCGCAAATTTTTTAGGTATTCATCCATCAGAAATCTGGCCTAGTCGCTATTATGATCCAATGACGGGTGATTTATTAGAAAGAAAAGTTCGAGAAAAATCAAAAAAAATCAAGGAGAAAGGCGAATTAGAAAATAGGGAATCAGAAGAAGAAAATATCTAA